A region from the Bacillus sp. Marseille-P3661 genome encodes:
- the mraY gene encoding phospho-N-acetylmuramoyl-pentapeptide-transferase has translation MIAYLNIFFATCFLTLLVAPLLIMYLKKFQIEQYIREDGPTTHLNKQGVPTIGGLIFLIPILILTLYIVDINKNIMFVLYLTFGFALIGFLDDVIKIKFQRSLGLNVREKLTLQTLVSIIIYKLSHETLNTSIQIPTTSYSVNFESFYFIFFVFFTITTVNATNVTDGLDGLLAGIVLTALIPFAVISYTLNHMQVFLFIVISIGAILGFLLFNLNPAKVFMGDTGSHSLGGLLVGLAFITKTELLFVLISGVLFIEVLSVVIQLTSLKIRKKRVFKMAPLHHTFELMGWHETRVVKLFWLINLTLSCLSIILFI, from the coding sequence GTGATTGCCTACCTAAATATTTTTTTTGCAACATGCTTTCTTACACTATTAGTCGCCCCTTTACTGATTATGTATTTAAAAAAATTTCAAATAGAACAATACATTCGGGAAGATGGGCCGACTACACATTTAAATAAACAAGGTGTTCCGACAATTGGGGGGTTAATATTTTTAATTCCGATCTTAATACTTACCCTTTATATTGTTGATATTAACAAGAACATTATGTTCGTTCTTTATTTAACGTTTGGATTTGCCTTAATTGGTTTTCTTGACGATGTCATAAAAATAAAGTTCCAAAGAAGCTTAGGATTAAATGTAAGAGAAAAGTTAACTTTACAAACACTTGTCTCCATCATTATTTATAAACTATCCCACGAAACATTAAACACTTCAATTCAAATCCCAACCACTTCTTACTCTGTAAATTTCGAATCCTTTTATTTTATCTTCTTTGTTTTTTTTACAATTACAACAGTAAATGCAACTAATGTAACTGACGGACTTGATGGATTATTGGCAGGTATAGTACTAACGGCATTAATTCCATTTGCAGTTATTTCTTACACATTAAATCACATGCAAGTTTTTTTATTCATTGTAATTAGCATAGGAGCTATTCTAGGATTTTTACTTTTTAATTTAAACCCTGCAAAGGTATTTATGGGTGATACTGGATCACATTCATTAGGTGGCTTGTTAGTAGGATTAGCTTTCATAACTAAAACTGAACTCTTATTTGTTCTAATTAGTGGAGTGCTATTTATCGAGGTACTTTCTGTAGTAATACAGCTCACTTCTTTGAAAATTAGAAAAAAACGTGTATTTAAAATGGCACCACTACATCATACTTTTGAGTTAATGGGGTGGCATGAAACAAGAGTAGTGAAATTGTTCTGGCTTATTAACCTTACCCTTTCATGTTTAAGTATTATTTTATTTATTTAA
- a CDS encoding MOSC domain-containing protein, producing MKTAEATVNAILLADNPETFVTRRITEVNLEFGGIPGDRHFGVTFPADSRQPMYPRGTEILNRRQITMLAEEDCAKIAAQLSIERVLPEWLGANILLNGFPELTRLTLGSRILFPNSTGLIVMGENQPCTFPGEVIQQHFVNQPDLATQFVRAAYKRRGIVCAVERPGKIYTGDTVQIYLNDYSNPMQ from the coding sequence ATGAAAACCGCTGAAGCGACAGTTAACGCAATACTTCTAGCAGATAATCCCGAGACATTTGTAACACGTCGTATAACTGAAGTAAACCTTGAATTTGGCGGCATTCCTGGCGACCGCCATTTTGGAGTAACCTTTCCTGCAGATTCTAGGCAACCTATGTATCCAAGAGGGACAGAAATTCTTAATCGGAGACAAATCACAATGCTAGCTGAAGAAGATTGTGCGAAAATCGCTGCACAACTCAGCATTGAGAGGGTATTACCTGAATGGCTTGGTGCAAATATTTTGCTAAATGGATTCCCAGAGCTTACGAGGTTAACGCTAGGTTCAAGAATTCTATTTCCAAATAGCACAGGATTAATTGTTATGGGTGAAAATCAGCCATGTACATTCCCTGGTGAAGTCATTCAACAACACTTTGTTAATCAACCTGATTTAGCTACACAGTTTGTTCGGGCAGCATATAAACGAAGAGGTATTGTTTGTGCTGTTGAACGTCCAGGTAAAATTTACACAGGAGATACCGTTCAAATTTACTTAAATGACTATTCCAACCCTATGCAGTAG
- a CDS encoding flavin reductase family protein, whose translation MHSKTHNEFANNVYKERIRGSLFIATSDGERAHFHFGCWSTQCSHEPPRMLTCFPKDFEGYDIVRKGGVWTVSMVPEDHKDFHDAFFLEGKQDIKSLGEDQFIYRETGCPILADAVGYFECKLVSLIDNGDFGIAIGDIITAEMLNSDKKNVTVNEVLARGFLDNRPAIKIPTKGFNLKI comes from the coding sequence GTGCACTCTAAAACACATAATGAGTTTGCAAACAACGTTTATAAAGAAAGAATCCGTGGTAGTCTGTTTATCGCTACAAGCGATGGAGAAAGAGCCCATTTCCATTTTGGCTGCTGGAGTACCCAATGTTCCCACGAGCCTCCTCGGATGCTAACTTGCTTTCCTAAAGACTTTGAAGGCTACGATATTGTACGGAAAGGAGGCGTGTGGACCGTTTCAATGGTGCCAGAAGATCATAAAGATTTCCATGATGCATTCTTCCTTGAAGGCAAGCAAGATATCAAATCTCTGGGAGAAGACCAATTTATATACCGAGAAACAGGCTGCCCTATCCTAGCTGATGCAGTAGGATATTTCGAATGCAAGTTAGTTAGCTTAATAGATAACGGTGACTTCGGTATTGCCATTGGCGATATCATAACAGCAGAAATGCTAAACAGTGATAAGAAAAACGTTACAGTTAACGAGGTTCTAGCAAGAGGATTTCTCGATAATAGACCAGCTATTAAAATACCTACAAAAGGATTCAACTTAAAAATATAA
- a CDS encoding aldehyde dehydrogenase: protein MSTQEVKVEKSVDSLHFINGEYVPSLSGKVADNINPATEEVISYIAQGGKEEVDAAVAAAKRALKGPWKKFTLDQRIAVIRKIGDIILERKDELARLESLDTGKPIWLSSSIDIPRGAFNFHFFADYLRSMGTEAYQTDDTAINYSVRRPVGVVGIISPWNLPLLLMTWKLAPALAAGNTVVIKPASLTPTTATLIGEICKEAGVPDGVVNVVNGSGSVVGTALTEHKDVDAITFTGETVTGQTIMASASKTLKKLSYELGGKNPNIIFADSDLDEVIETTLKSSFINQGEVCLCGSRIYVERAAYDEFLEKFVAKTKEMVVGDPFDPKTKVGALIGKGHYETVLKYIELAKEEGGTILTGGKRPEGLDKGYYIEPTIITGLDRTCRVVKEEIFGPVVTVIPFDSEEEVLDQVNDTEYGLSASIWTNDLRRAHRVAQEVEAGIIWVNTWFLRDLRTPFGGMKQSGIGREGGMHSFEFYSELSNICIKL, encoded by the coding sequence ATGAGTACACAAGAAGTAAAAGTAGAAAAGTCAGTTGATAGTTTACACTTTATTAATGGAGAGTATGTTCCTTCACTTTCAGGTAAGGTTGCAGACAATATTAATCCAGCAACAGAAGAAGTTATTAGCTATATTGCGCAAGGTGGAAAAGAGGAAGTAGACGCTGCTGTAGCTGCTGCTAAAAGAGCGTTAAAAGGCCCTTGGAAAAAGTTTACGTTGGATCAAAGAATTGCAGTAATTCGTAAAATTGGCGATATTATTTTAGAAAGAAAAGATGAGCTTGCTCGTCTTGAATCATTAGATACTGGTAAACCAATTTGGTTATCTAGCAGTATAGACATTCCAAGAGGTGCGTTTAACTTCCACTTCTTTGCAGATTACCTTCGTTCAATGGGAACAGAAGCATACCAAACAGACGATACTGCTATTAACTATTCTGTTCGTCGTCCTGTTGGCGTAGTTGGGATTATCAGTCCTTGGAATCTACCATTATTACTAATGACTTGGAAACTTGCACCTGCTCTTGCAGCTGGAAATACGGTTGTTATCAAACCAGCTAGTTTAACTCCAACTACAGCAACTCTTATTGGGGAAATTTGTAAAGAAGCTGGCGTGCCAGATGGCGTAGTAAACGTTGTTAACGGTTCTGGTAGCGTAGTAGGGACTGCTTTAACTGAGCATAAAGATGTGGATGCGATTACATTCACAGGTGAAACAGTAACTGGCCAAACAATTATGGCTTCAGCGTCTAAAACATTGAAAAAGCTTTCATATGAGCTTGGTGGGAAAAATCCAAATATCATTTTCGCGGACTCTGATTTAGATGAAGTTATTGAAACTACATTAAAATCAAGCTTTATCAACCAAGGTGAAGTTTGCCTATGTGGTTCAAGAATCTATGTAGAGCGCGCTGCATATGATGAGTTCCTTGAGAAGTTTGTTGCTAAAACAAAAGAAATGGTAGTGGGTGATCCTTTCGATCCAAAAACAAAGGTTGGTGCTTTAATTGGTAAAGGACACTATGAAACAGTTCTTAAGTATATTGAATTAGCTAAAGAAGAAGGCGGAACAATCCTTACAGGTGGCAAGCGTCCTGAAGGTTTAGATAAAGGTTACTATATAGAGCCTACTATTATTACTGGACTTGATCGTACTTGTCGCGTTGTTAAAGAAGAAATCTTTGGTCCAGTTGTAACGGTTATTCCATTTGACAGTGAAGAAGAAGTTCTTGATCAAGTTAATGACACAGAATATGGTTTAAGTGCATCAATTTGGACAAATGACTTACGCCGTGCACATCGTGTTGCTCAAGAAGTTGAAGCAGGTATTATCTGGGTTAACACTTGGTTCTTACGCGATCTTCGTACACCGTTTGGCGGTATGAAACAAAGTGGTATCGGTCGTGAAGGCGGAATGCACAGCTTTGAGTTCTATTCAGAGTTATCAAATATTTGTATTAAACTATAA
- a CDS encoding phospholipase, whose translation MDVLKRRRGLCIFPGYRWCGPGCSGPGAPINDVDGCCKIHDKCLRTRKSQCQCDQEFLECLRPKMSRHSDKGKKATIMYGYMKVQTLFTCKK comes from the coding sequence ATGGACGTACTAAAAAGAAGGCGTGGACTATGTATATTTCCAGGTTATAGATGGTGTGGACCAGGCTGCAGTGGACCGGGTGCCCCAATCAATGATGTTGATGGTTGTTGTAAAATACATGATAAATGTCTAAGAACTAGAAAATCTCAATGTCAATGTGATCAGGAATTTCTGGAATGTCTTAGGCCAAAAATGAGCCGCCACTCGGATAAAGGAAAGAAAGCAACAATTATGTATGGCTACATGAAAGTTCAAACACTATTCACTTGTAAAAAATGA
- a CDS encoding CHRD domain-containing protein, which yields MENNQLFFARLSGSEEVPPVRTSAEGLVKFKVSKDERRMAYQLTVNDLENFTQAHIHIGRRGFNGPVVAFLFGPANPDISVRKGTVDGVITKDDLVGPLQGKPLSVLLDLMKDGKTYVNVHTAQNPDGEIRGQIQRYSN from the coding sequence ATGGAAAACAATCAACTTTTCTTTGCAAGATTAAGCGGTTCGGAAGAAGTGCCACCAGTTCGTACAAGCGCTGAAGGTCTGGTTAAATTTAAAGTTAGCAAGGATGAACGAAGAATGGCCTATCAATTAACTGTGAATGATCTCGAGAACTTTACACAAGCGCATATTCACATAGGCAGAAGAGGTTTCAATGGTCCCGTTGTAGCCTTCCTATTCGGTCCTGCTAATCCAGATATAAGTGTAAGAAAAGGTACAGTAGATGGAGTTATTACTAAGGATGACCTTGTTGGTCCATTACAAGGAAAACCTCTAAGTGTGTTGTTAGACCTAATGAAAGATGGAAAAACGTATGTAAATGTGCACACAGCACAAAATCCTGACGGAGAAATACGCGGCCAAATACAACGGTATTCTAATTAG
- a CDS encoding ATP-binding protein, with amino-acid sequence MKTEPWYIINSKYNCEHYYGIDPLSSPEHVTVLNKQDLKHRQDMYSDLINLTEYFVKKLFFFLNDIPAIVLISDDECNILNVIGSNDIKEQIGIKEGFSFDEKYAGTNSIFLCLHHNQPIQVKGTDHFHHVLYNFSCSSCKFILGNGLTGTITLMTSLEEAASFHLGLVSSAVDSIEREIELRKKNKQLDLFNQILINSTKNGIIITDQEGYITDFNKVAEDYTSLKCDEVIGKKINNFEGFSKYFEEVLTQGKKFENIEVHFFEDSKINKVCLFDALPIYDEDQMIGAFGQFRDITDRFELEQQIIANEKLSVIGKLSAGLAHEIRNPLTPISGFLQLLETNLADQKTKEYFNIIRTELERINELINNFVMVSKPEAPSRKQIYVQDLIVETILFMESQANLHNISISFFDDISEKLPIFIDKNQIKQVLINLIQNSIEEMSNGGVIKILLNKSQSTNMIEISVVDQGKGIDSETLKNLFTPFFTTKNTGTGLGLSVCQRIIQNHNGLINVETQKDVGTTFKIKLPIIAQNK; translated from the coding sequence ATGAAAACAGAACCTTGGTATATTATCAATTCCAAGTATAATTGTGAGCATTACTATGGAATTGATCCTTTGTCTTCGCCAGAGCATGTAACAGTTCTTAATAAACAAGATTTAAAACATAGACAAGACATGTATTCTGATCTCATTAATCTAACAGAATATTTCGTGAAGAAGTTATTCTTCTTCTTGAATGATATTCCCGCCATAGTATTAATTTCAGATGACGAGTGTAATATTTTAAATGTTATTGGCAGTAACGATATAAAGGAACAGATCGGCATCAAAGAAGGTTTTAGTTTTGATGAAAAATATGCTGGTACGAACTCAATTTTTCTTTGCTTACATCATAACCAACCAATACAAGTAAAAGGGACAGACCATTTCCATCACGTATTGTATAACTTCTCATGTTCAAGCTGCAAGTTCATTTTAGGTAATGGTTTAACTGGAACAATAACATTAATGACATCTTTAGAAGAAGCCGCATCTTTTCATTTAGGACTAGTATCTTCTGCTGTTGACTCAATTGAGAGAGAAATAGAATTAAGAAAGAAAAATAAGCAATTAGATTTATTTAATCAGATTCTAATTAATTCCACCAAAAATGGGATTATTATTACGGATCAAGAAGGCTATATCACTGATTTTAATAAAGTGGCAGAAGATTATACTAGCTTAAAGTGCGATGAGGTTATAGGGAAAAAAATTAATAACTTTGAGGGCTTCTCAAAGTACTTTGAAGAAGTACTTACTCAAGGCAAGAAATTCGAGAATATTGAAGTTCATTTTTTTGAAGACAGCAAAATTAATAAGGTTTGCCTTTTTGATGCCTTACCTATTTATGATGAGGATCAAATGATAGGAGCTTTTGGCCAATTTAGAGATATTACAGATCGCTTTGAATTAGAACAGCAAATTATTGCGAACGAAAAACTATCGGTTATAGGGAAATTGAGTGCAGGATTAGCACATGAAATTCGTAATCCTTTAACCCCAATTAGCGGATTTTTACAACTATTAGAGACAAACTTAGCTGATCAAAAAACGAAGGAATATTTTAATATCATACGAACAGAATTAGAGAGAATTAATGAGTTAATCAATAATTTTGTTATGGTATCTAAACCAGAAGCACCTAGTCGTAAACAGATTTATGTTCAAGACTTAATTGTTGAGACTATCCTATTTATGGAAAGTCAAGCAAACTTACATAATATTTCGATCTCATTTTTTGATGATATTAGTGAAAAACTTCCTATTTTTATTGATAAAAATCAAATAAAGCAAGTACTTATTAACTTAATACAAAATTCTATTGAGGAAATGAGCAACGGTGGTGTCATTAAGATCCTACTAAATAAAAGTCAATCTACTAATATGATCGAAATTTCAGTTGTTGATCAAGGAAAAGGAATCGATTCGGAAACGTTGAAAAACCTGTTCACTCCATTTTTTACAACAAAAAATACTGGAACAGGCCTTGGTTTATCTGTTTGTCAAAGAATCATCCAAAATCATAATGGCTTAATAAATGTCGAAACTCAAAAAGACGTAGGAACAACTTTTAAAATAAAGCTACCGATTATTGCACAAAACAAGTAA
- a CDS encoding thiamine pyrophosphate-binding protein, with protein MPTVLEILIKHLKNWNVSHIFGVPGRPVVPLITEINKQNLTFVLTRHETGAGYAASGFALQRNTLGVAFATSGPGGINLLTSAGQAMAHNLPVLFLTGQVSAANIGKSYSQDSSQFGSNLVKMFEPVTKYSGRVERGDSFQSHLQHAVEKAFSGVKGPVHLSIPLDVLVEEIPSFEISFPSIPATKASNIDDVFQLITAAKNPVFILGKGIRSANSYEEIYELATRWNVPVITTGGGKGTFPTNHPLSLGSYGLGGSEQADLFLQSGVDVMIVIGSSLTDMSLSGFNSSFYPENVIHFDYDPTFVGKSIPRPTTYVPGDIKENLIALLEMTMKSNRPVNLGRPIPILQAAAAIDYEEDKQSTPYISSVTAIKVIRKNLPDHTKVFADVGSHAYYAVKHFDVYQPNTFFFDDRFIAMGNGIGYAIGASIASEDINTPIACITGDGCMQMHGTEIATAVDHRASVLFFVFNNSGLDMVETGMKHWQQCPGHAIYQNTVDFVSFAKSFSCNGYRCMNESDIQLAIERGLTNKGPTIIEIMVDPEEVPPTLKRDA; from the coding sequence TTGCCAACAGTCCTAGAGATTTTAATTAAACATCTAAAGAATTGGAATGTCTCGCATATTTTTGGAGTTCCTGGTCGTCCTGTAGTTCCTTTAATAACGGAAATAAACAAGCAAAACTTAACGTTCGTGTTAACCAGACACGAAACAGGTGCAGGTTATGCGGCAAGTGGCTTTGCATTGCAGCGAAATACACTAGGAGTAGCATTTGCTACTTCTGGACCCGGCGGAATCAACTTATTAACCTCGGCTGGACAAGCCATGGCACATAACCTACCTGTACTTTTCCTAACCGGTCAAGTTTCGGCTGCAAATATCGGAAAGTCTTATAGTCAAGATTCATCACAGTTTGGGTCGAATCTTGTTAAGATGTTTGAACCAGTAACCAAGTATAGCGGAAGAGTTGAAAGAGGCGATTCCTTTCAATCCCATCTCCAGCATGCAGTTGAAAAAGCTTTTTCAGGAGTAAAGGGGCCGGTACATTTATCAATTCCTTTAGATGTCTTAGTTGAGGAAATTCCTTCTTTTGAGATTTCCTTTCCATCTATTCCTGCCACCAAGGCGTCAAATATTGATGATGTATTCCAATTAATCACTGCCGCTAAAAATCCGGTATTTATACTTGGAAAAGGAATACGTTCAGCGAATAGCTACGAGGAAATTTATGAACTTGCAACTAGATGGAATGTACCTGTGATTACAACTGGTGGTGGTAAAGGGACTTTTCCTACTAACCACCCACTTTCATTAGGGAGCTATGGATTGGGAGGTTCGGAGCAAGCTGACCTATTTTTACAATCCGGAGTCGATGTAATGATAGTTATTGGTTCTTCATTGACTGATATGTCTTTATCAGGATTTAATTCATCCTTTTATCCAGAAAATGTTATTCATTTTGATTATGATCCGACTTTTGTAGGTAAGTCAATCCCTAGACCAACAACATATGTGCCAGGGGATATTAAAGAAAATTTAATAGCTCTTTTAGAGATGACCATGAAATCTAATAGACCTGTTAATCTAGGTCGACCTATTCCTATCCTACAGGCAGCTGCTGCAATTGACTATGAAGAAGACAAACAGTCTACTCCCTATATTTCATCAGTCACAGCCATTAAGGTCATTAGGAAAAATTTGCCTGATCATACTAAGGTATTTGCTGATGTTGGCAGCCATGCATATTATGCTGTAAAGCATTTTGATGTTTATCAACCTAATACATTTTTCTTTGATGATCGTTTTATTGCAATGGGGAATGGAATCGGATATGCAATTGGCGCTAGTATTGCTAGTGAAGACATCAATACTCCAATTGCTTGTATAACAGGTGATGGCTGTATGCAAATGCACGGAACTGAAATAGCTACTGCCGTAGATCATCGCGCCTCTGTTCTTTTCTTTGTATTTAATAACAGTGGTCTTGACATGGTTGAAACAGGTATGAAACATTGGCAACAGTGTCCTGGCCATGCCATTTATCAAAATACGGTTGATTTTGTATCCTTCGCAAAATCATTCTCTTGTAATGGATATCGCTGTATGAATGAAAGTGATATACAACTTGCAATTGAAAGGGGATTAACTAATAAAGGACCAACCATCATTGAAATAATGGTCGACCCCGAAGAAGTACCCCCAACTTTAAAAAGAGATGCATAA
- a CDS encoding carboxymuconolactone decarboxylase family protein yields the protein MSKRTNIGLNNLRHYSGELGVEAVEKLRTNTPLLADLITEFAFGDIYSIPALSEREKICITISSLVSHGETEALQLHLHSAKHIGLSNEEIQSIILHCIPYTGFPKVIKAIQLFEKIILNNKEVEE from the coding sequence ATGTCTAAACGTACAAATATAGGTTTAAATAATCTTCGCCATTATTCTGGCGAATTAGGGGTGGAGGCTGTTGAAAAATTAAGAACCAATACCCCATTATTAGCAGATCTTATAACTGAATTTGCATTTGGTGATATTTATTCTATACCTGCATTATCGGAAAGGGAGAAAATTTGTATCACTATCTCCTCTTTAGTTTCACATGGAGAAACAGAAGCACTGCAATTGCATTTACATTCTGCCAAACATATTGGATTATCTAACGAAGAAATTCAAAGCATTATATTACATTGCATTCCCTATACGGGATTTCCAAAAGTAATTAAAGCCATTCAGCTTTTTGAAAAAATAATTCTAAATAATAAAGAAGTTGAAGAGTGA
- a CDS encoding response regulator transcription factor, which translates to MKILIAEDEIRLSNLLRLYLERESYIVDIVANGNDGLEKSLQENYDLIILDVFMPGKDGFTVLEEIRKVKNTPVILLTAQSGESDHKRGFSLGANAFISKPFSPSTVVTEVNQILNNRQESN; encoded by the coding sequence TTGAAGATATTAATTGCAGAAGACGAGATTAGACTTAGTAACTTATTAAGGCTTTATTTAGAACGGGAATCATATATTGTTGATATTGTTGCCAATGGAAACGATGGATTAGAAAAGTCACTACAAGAGAATTATGACTTAATCATACTAGATGTATTTATGCCTGGTAAAGATGGGTTTACCGTTCTAGAAGAAATAAGGAAAGTAAAAAATACCCCTGTTATTTTGTTGACGGCACAAAGCGGGGAGAGCGATCACAAACGTGGGTTCAGTTTAGGAGCAAATGCTTTTATATCTAAGCCATTCAGTCCAAGTACAGTTGTTACGGAAGTCAATCAAATACTAAATAATAGGCAAGAGAGCAACTGA
- a CDS encoding LysM peptidoglycan-binding domain-containing protein → MKKNSVLLLCIIFVVLINEFPAYAVQIKPTNIYVVQSGDSLEEIAMKYETSVEEIKATNGLQENVLFVGQRLWVPVLYEVVAGDTLQTIARAHNSTVEIIKTTNGLSSDELHLGQIIKINPKKMTMQGKHILMTRDEFKNWLQHHKFSRKITLIQHHHTWAPSYKHFNGYNHFSMLKGMENYHIREKGWKTIAQNITTFPDGKIAVSRPFNVTPEGSIGWKANSVGLTIENVGNFDRGHDVMTAEQKETIVYITALLSMKFGLTPSIDSITYHHWWSLKTGERVLDKGPEYNVKTCPGTNFFGGNTTTSAKNNFYPLVERKIQEISASHQ, encoded by the coding sequence TTGAAGAAAAATTCAGTACTTTTACTTTGTATTATTTTCGTTGTGTTGATTAATGAATTTCCTGCATACGCGGTACAAATTAAACCAACTAATATTTACGTAGTGCAATCGGGAGATTCTTTAGAGGAAATCGCAATGAAGTATGAAACCTCCGTAGAAGAAATAAAAGCAACAAATGGTTTACAAGAGAACGTATTATTTGTTGGTCAGAGATTGTGGGTTCCGGTGTTGTACGAGGTGGTTGCTGGAGATACACTACAGACGATTGCTAGGGCACATAATTCTACAGTCGAGATCATAAAAACAACAAATGGATTGTCCTCTGATGAATTACATCTCGGGCAAATAATAAAGATTAATCCTAAAAAAATGACGATGCAAGGAAAGCATATTCTGATGACGAGGGATGAATTTAAGAATTGGCTACAACATCATAAATTTAGTCGTAAAATAACACTAATCCAACATCATCATACATGGGCACCATCATATAAACATTTTAACGGTTATAATCATTTTTCTATGCTGAAGGGAATGGAGAACTATCATATTAGAGAAAAGGGGTGGAAGACAATTGCGCAAAATATCACAACTTTTCCAGATGGTAAAATAGCCGTATCTCGACCGTTTAATGTAACTCCTGAAGGATCAATAGGATGGAAGGCCAATTCAGTAGGATTAACCATTGAAAATGTTGGAAACTTTGATAGGGGACATGATGTCATGACAGCAGAACAAAAAGAAACGATCGTTTATATCACTGCTTTGTTAAGCATGAAATTTGGGTTAACTCCTTCTATTGATAGCATCACTTACCATCATTGGTGGAGTTTGAAAACGGGGGAAAGAGTGTTAGATAAAGGGCCTGAATATAATGTCAAAACCTGTCCAGGCACAAACTTTTTTGGAGGAAATACAACGACTAGCGCTAAAAATAATTTTTATCCACTTGTAGAACGTAAAATCCAGGAAATTTCAGCATCACATCAATAA